The genomic segment GGGAGCTTATGTTTATATAGTGAATGAAGAAAACAGCATTGAAATCAGACAACTGGAAATCACTTATTCAAACAAAGACTTAGTTATTATAAAAAAAGGATTAAAAGAAGGAGATAAGGTCATTATAAGTGCTATTAACAAATTAAAAATAGCACAAAAAGTAGAAGGAATAGAGCGTCCGAATTCTATTGATATAAAAGGCTTATAATGTTTTCAATATTTTTTATCAAACGTCCAATTTTTGCAAAAGTAATTGCTATTTTCATTATTTTGATTGGTTTAATTGCTTTAAACATATTGCCAGTAGCTCAGTTTCCAGAGATTTCACCTCCTTCCATTTCAGTTAAAGCCTCTTATACAGGGGGAAGTGCCAAAAGTGTAGAAAGTTTTGTTACTTCTCCTTTGGAGCAACAACTCAATGGTTTAGAAGGTTTGATTTATATGGATTCAATCTCTTCTTCTGATGGAAGTTCCAATATTAATTTATATTTTGAATCCGGTTATGACTTAAATACAGCAGCCATTGATGTTCAAAACAGAGTAGCTTTAGCCCTTCCCTCTTTGCCTGAAAGTGTCAAACAACAAGGGGTAATTACCAAAAAAAAATCAACCTCAATGTTACAAATTTTAACCCTATCCTCTTCGAATGAGGATCATGATGCTTTATTTTTATCCAATTTTGCAAGCCTTAATATCATTGAAGAACTCAAAAGAATCAAAGGAGTAGGAGATGTGCAAAACTTAGGAGAGAAAAAATATTCTATGAGAATTTGGATTAATCCCAATATTTTGTCCAACTTAAAACTTAGCGTAAATGATGTAAGTGCTGCTATTAAAGCTCAAAATTTGCAAGCAGCTTTAGGAAGTATTGGAGCCAGTCCCAATGATTCTAATGCCAAGTTTCAATATTCTCTTGTTTCTAAGAGCAAACTAAACACCGTTGAAGAATTTGAAAACATAATTGTAAAACAAAATGAAGATGGCTCTCAAATAAAACTTAAAGATATTGCAAACATTGAATTAGGAGCTGAAACCTACTCATGGGATGCAAGATTAAACAATAAAGATGCAGCCATGCTTGGTATTTATCAATTGCCTGGCTCAAATGCCTTGGAACTTGCAAAAAATATTCAAGAGGTTTTAAAAAAAGTTGAAAAAACCTTTCCTCCTGGTCTTAAAATAAAAGCCACTTATGATACAACTAAGTTTGTTGAAGCATCTATTAAAGAAGTGGTTATTACTTTATTTCAAGCCTTGGTTTTAGTTTTATTAGTTGTATACTTCTTTTTACAATCGTTTAGAACCACTATTATTCCAGCCATTGCCATTCCAGTTTCTTTAGTAGGAACATTTGCTCTTCTTTTGGCTATGAATTTTTCAATCAATACACTCACTCTTTTTGGTTTAATTCTAGCAATTGGAATTGTAGTAGATGATGCAATTATTGTGGTTGAAAATGTTGAAGCAAACTTAGAAAAAAATCCTGATATTTCTTTAAAAGAAGCCACAACAAAAGCAATGAAAGAAGTATTTGCACCTATTATATCTACAACGCTTGTTTTATTAGCTGTTTTTATTCCTGTCACTTTTATTCCAGGAATCTCAGGAACGCTGTATCAACAATTTGCAACCACTATCGCTTTTGCAGTAATTATCTCATCATTGAATGCTTTGACCTTATCGCCTGCTTTATGTGCGACTGTCCTCAAAAGGAAAAGAGAAGATCAAGAAAAAAATGCTGTTTTTAAAGCTTTTGATAAAGCACTTGAAGCACTAAAAGTACGTTATGAAAAAATCTTAAGAAAATTAATTCAACACTGGATTAGCATTGCAGTTATTTATGTTTTATTATTAGGCGCAACTTTTATGGCTTTTAAAATTCTGCCTACTGGTTTTATTCCCAATGAAGATCAAGGTACATTATTGGCATCTATAAGTCTTGAAGCAGGAACAACACTAAAAACAACCAATGAAGTAACCAAAAAAGTAAGTGCTATTATACAAAATACAAAAGGCGTTTCTGATGTTCTAAGTATTCCAGGTTTTTCTGTTATTTCAGGCGCAATTGATTCATCTACGGCTACATTATTTATTGTTTTAGACGATTGGGAAAAAAGAAAAACCATTCAAACATCTATTAATGGTATTATTAGCTCTATCAATCAAGAAACGCAAAGTATTGACAATGCTAAGGTGAGAGTTTTTAATATGCCTTCTATCCCTGGTATTTCAGCAGTAGGAGGTTTTGAATTAAAACTTCAAAACATACAAAATATTCCTTTACTTGATTTTGAGAACCATGCAAAAGAATTTATACAGAAATTAAATCAAGAAAATACCATAATGATGGCCTATACCACATTTAATTCCAAATATCCACAACTTTTTATTGATGTAAACAGAGATAAAGTGGCTGCTTTAAATATTAAATTATCCGATGTATTTGCTGTATTACAGTCTTATTTAGGTTCTTTATATGTCAATGATTTTTCTAAATTTGGAAAATCTTATCGAGTTTTTATCCAAGCACAGCAAGAATACAGAGACAATAAAAATGATATTTCACGTTTTTTTGTTAAAAACAAAAATGGGGAACTAATACCCTTAAGTGCCATTTTAAGTATCAAAGAAATAGTAGGTGCAAACAGTATTACGCATTTTAACTCTTACCAAAGTATTTCGGTTAACGGTATACATAATATTAAAGAAGGTTTTAGTTCCTCTGATGCTCTAAGAAGTATAGAAAACATTGCTAAAAGCCTTCCTTCAAGTATGTCTTATTCTTTTTCAGGCTTAAGTTTACAAGAAAAAGAAGCAGGAAATGCGGCAATGTATATTTTTGCTTTATCTATTTTTATCGTATTTTTATTTTTAGCAGCACAATATGAATCATGGTTGATGCCCTTAATGATAATGTTACCTATTCCTATTGTAATGTTAGGCGCGTTAGGTGCAAATATGATGGCAGGTCTTTTAAACAATACCTATACACAAATTGGACTGGTCCTTCTAATAGCCATGTCCTGCAAAAACTCTATTCTAATTGTAGAGTTTGCAAAAGAGTTAAGAGATCAAGGAGAGAGTATTGTAGATGCAGCTATAAAAGCTTCTATTTTACGTATGAGAGCTATTTTAATGACTATTTTTTCTTTTCTTCTGGGTATTTTACCTCTTGTTTTTGCAAGCGGCGCAGGGGCAGCAGCTAGAGCCTCTTTAGGAACAGCTGTTTTTGGAGGAATGTTAGTATCAAGCATATTAACGTTTATTTTAAGTCCCGTATTATTTGTTGTTTTACAAAGATTAAGAGAAAAGAAAAAAATGAAAAAGGAAAAAAACAATGAAAGTATTTAGTTTTATTCTATTATCAAGTTTGAGTTTACAAGCAAGTACAAGCCTTGATTTGCAGGCTTTACTTGAACTGGCATTAAAAAACAATCCTTCTGTTCAAATACAAAAATATATTAAAGAAGAACAATACGCCAATATTACAAGTACAAAAGCTGCATATTTACCTACACTAAGTGCCAATGCAGATCTTAGTTCTTATGATATAAAACAAGCTTCATCTGCTGTCAAAGATAAGAGCGTAAAAACATACTCTCTTATAGCCAAACAACTTATTTATGATTTTGGAAAAACATCTTATAGTATAAAAGCAAGTAAAAGTAATTATAATGCGTCCAAAGAAAAAGTATTAAGCATTGTTTCTAAAGTTAGTTTTGATGTCAAAAAAGCGTACTTCAGTATTTTAAAGAATTATGAACTGATTAAAGTAGCGCAACAATCTGTTGACATAGATGCCCAACAATTGTATAGAATACAAGAGTATGTAAATGCAGGAATAAAAAGTAAAATTGATATTTCAAATGCTAAACTTTCTTTATCCACATCAAAACTGGACTTAATAAAAGCAAACTTTGCATTAAAACAAGCCTACAATAGTTTGATTTCTCTCTTAGGTACAAAAGAAAAATATCTTATAAAAGAAGAAAAACGCGATATTAAAGACTTAAGTAAAAAGATTGCCCCTCCTTTACAAGACCTAGAATATTATTTGGCTCAAGGCTTAAAAAACAGATATGAACTTAAAATGTATGAATACTTAATTCAAGGAAATAAAGATGCCTTAAGCAGTAGCAATGCAGAGTTTTTTCCAAAAGTAAATATACAAGCATCTTATAATAATACCCTCTCCCACGAACAATTTTTAGACAAAGAACAAAATATTGTAGGAGTTTACCTTTCATGGGATCTTTTCACAGGTTTTTCTTCTAAAGCCAAAGTACTTAAAAATAAAAGTGCACTCAATCAAAATAAAGAAAAAAGAGTACAAGAAGAATTGAAAATACAAGAAAATATAAGTGCAGCGTATATTTCATTATTGGAAAACTATGAGAGTACAAAACTTTCTTTAGAAAGCCTTGCTTTAGCAAAAGATAATCTGTATTTATCCCAAGAAAGATATAAAAATGGTTTAAATGATATTTATGAGTTAAACACCTCTAAAGTCCAGTTTACAAAAGCACTAAGCTCTTTGGTTGATATTTATTATTCCTATGAAATTTCAATTGCAAATTTAGAGTATGCTAGTTCTATTCTCTATAATAAAGGTCAAAAATGAAATATGCACGCAGTAAACTCTGTTCTTTAAGAATAAAAGAAGTAAAGAAAGAAAATATTTAAGCCCATGAAAAAAATATACTCCCTTCTCTTTCTTTCGTCTTTGCTTTTTGCCAATAATGATGTTTTAAGAGAAGCACAAGAACTGGAAAAACAAGGAAAATATAAAGAAGCAAATATTTTATACAAAAAGCTACTTCAAAAAGACAGCATAACCAATAAACAAGTACAATTTTTTAATGAAAACATAGACAAAAGTGAAGATGAAGAAACAAATCAAAGTATTGAACAAGTGATTACTTCTTCTTTTGATATTTATCCCTATAAAGACAATTATTTCCTGCCTTTTTCTTACGACTTAAAAAACAAGAAAGACAGAGAAAATATGGAGGCAAAATTTCAAATATCATTCAAAAAACCGATTTCATATAATTTTTTCTCTCTTAATGAAACCATTAATTTAGCTTATACTCAAACCTCATTTTGGCAGATATACAAAGAATCTGCCCCTTTTAGGGAAACAAACTACAAACCAGAACTTTATATTTTGTTTCCCTATAAAAACCTTGATCATACCTCTTTAAAAGCGTATAAACTTTCTTTAATGCATGAATCCAATGGAAGAGAAGGGGAACAATCTCGGTCATGGAATAAAATATATGCAGAAGCTTATTTTCAAGTAGGAGATATGTTTATTAAACCGCAAGTTTGGTATAGAATTCCAGATTCTAAAGATGATAACCCTGATTTATATAAGTATTATGGTTATGGAGAAATGAATTTCTCTTATGTGTATCGACACAATATTCTAAAATTAAAACTAAGAAACAATTTTAAATTAAATAAAGAAAACAAAGGACTAATACAAATAGATTATTCTTTTGCTTTTAGAAAAAATGCTTTTGCTTATGTTCAACTGTCTTCTGGTTATGGGGAAAGTTTAATTGATTATGACAAAGAAATTAATAGAATCTCTGTTGGTATCTCTTTATCACGCTAGTTTATTCTTTATCTAGTTCTTTATCTATTAAAGCAATAACACGTGTAAGATGCAAAGACATTAAGTTTTTTGCTTCTTCTTGATTTCTATTTTTAATGGCTTCTAAGATATCTGCATGATCTTTTATAGACTGTACATTTAAACTTGAAGTAACATTTTTTTGACATCGTACTCTATCAATATGCAAATTTATTTTTTCCAAAATAGTCCAAGCATCTAATAATTTTGCTGTTTTTGCAAGATGGAAATGAAAAGCCACATCGTATAGATAAAAATTTTGTATATCATCCTTATTAATTGCCACTTGTTGTTTTTGAAGCAAAGACTCTAAGATTAGGATATCGTCTTGTGTTACGTGTTTAATTGCTTCTCTAATAAGCATTAACTCTAAAGCTTCTCTTATAAGATAAGAACTTCTTACTTTTTTTATATTAATAGGTAAAACATAGGTTTTACTTTGAGGCATAATACGAATAAGTTCATCTTGTTCTAAGCGTTTAAGAGCTTCACGTACAGGACTTTTACTTACATTCAAAGTAAGTGAAATTTTTTTATCAGATAATATTACCATGGATTGCAAAATACCCTTTGTAATTAAATCCAATAAGAGTTTATATATCTGTTTTTGTAAATTTTTAGTTTTACTTAGTTTTGACGCTTGTAAGTGAGTTAAATAAACCTCGTCATGTATATACTGCACCTTGTTCCTTTTAATCTTGAACTCGTATTATAACCAATTTAAAAAAACATCTTCTTATTTAAAAAATGATTATAGCTCTAAAATAAAAAGCGCTTTAGCTAGTAAATACTAATAGAAAACTTTGTAATATAATAGCCTCCAAAAATAAGCCAAAGAAATAAAATACTAGATAGATAAAAAGGTTTAAGCCCTACATTTTTAAATTTAGAAAAACTTGTTTCCATCCCCAGTGCGCACATACTCATTGTTAAAACAAAAGTATCTACTTCATTAATGGCGTATACAAAAGTAGAAGGTAATAAATCTAAAGAATTAAAACCTGCTACTAAAATAAAACAAAGGGCAAACCAAGGAATAAAAAGAGGTGTTTTATTTGTAACGCTACTTGTTTTATTTTTTAAAAACAAAGCTAAAATTATTAAAAAAGGCGCAAGCATCATTACACGAATCATTTTAACAATAACAGCATCGTTTGAAACATCTTGGCTTATTGCATTTCCTGCAGCCACTACATTTGCTACTTCATGTAAAGTAGCGCCAATATAAATACCTATCTCACTTTCATCCAAAGAAATAAATCCTATTTTATATAAAAAGGGGTATAAAAACATTAAAGTACTTCCAAAAACAACAACTGAAGATACGGCAATTGCTGTTTTATACGCTTCACTTTTTAAAACAGATTCTGTAGCTAATACAGCTGCGGCTCCACAAATAGAGCTTCCTGCTGCTATTAGGATAGTAGTATGTGCATCTAATTTCAAAAGTTTCACTCCTATAAAATAACCAAGAGTAAATGTCATTGTTACAATTAAAACACCAGCTACAAAACCAGATAATCCCAATTCAAAAATACTTTGATAAGTGATTCTAAATCCATAAAATACAATAGCAATTTTTAAAAGTTTTTTTGTTGAAAAAATTATTCCTATGGAATATTTTTGAGGTAAATATACTCCAAGGGTATTTCCATATACAATTCCTAGTATTATTCCAATAATAAGAGGACTAAGCCCAAGACTTTGAATATAAGGAATTTTTGAAAGTACAGTAGAAACAATAGCAAAAGAAGCCACCAAGATTATTCCATAAAATATTTTGGGAAGAACCTGTTTTTTTAAGATTCCACTTTTTTCCATAGTTTATCCTTTTGCCTTATTAATATTTACAATTCTATAACAAATCATTTAATAAGTAAAATATATTAAATTTAATATAATGATATATAAAATCAATAAGGAATAAAATGACCTTAAAAGAACTGGAATTATTCTACCTATTATGTGAAAACACTCATGTATCTGGACTTTCAAGAAAATTAGGAATGAGTCAATCTGCTATTTCTTTAGCAATAAAATCTTTAGAGAAAAAACTAGAGGAACCTTTATTTGATAGATTAGGGAAAAAACTCGTATTAAATGAGAGAGGAAGAATCTTTAAAGAGAAAACACATCAACATTTTCTGTCTTTAAAAGATGCCCAAAAGAACTTTAAAGAAGTCAAAATTTCAGGAATACTTAATATTGCTGCTAGTAAAACCATAGGAAATTTCATTCTTCCACAAATTGTATTTGATTATCTTTCTATGCATCAAAATATTTCTATTCAAAAACAAATTACAAACTCTACTCGTATTATTCAGATGGTAAAAGAGGGAAAACTCGACCTTGGGTTTATTGAAATAATATCCAAGGAGGAAGATATTATAAAAGAAGTATTGGGACAAGATGATTTAATTGTAGTATCTTGTGATGAATCCCTGCCCAATGAATTATATTTGGATCAACTATTAAACAAAAAATGGATTTTAAGAGAAAAAGGTTCAGGAACAAGAGATGTTTTTTTAAAAGAAATTGATGAAATAAGTGATTCTCTTGATATTTTCATGGAATATTCTGATTTTGAAGAGATTAAAATGTTATTGGTAAATAACAAAGAAATCATTACTTGTATTTCAAAAGTAGCCGTTCAAAAAGAATTAAAAACAAAACATTTAAAAGAAATAAAATTAAAAAACATTAGCATTAAAAGAAATTTTTATTGCATTTATCACAAACAAAAATACAAAAGTAAACTGTTTAACTCTTTTAAACTCTTTGTCAAAAAACGATTTAAACAGCTTTAATATGTGAGTTAGTCTCTATTTTATTTTTAATAAACGTTTTAGAGACTCTTTTGTTTTTTTTGAAGAAACCATAAAAAAGAAAACATCAAACCAGGGGTTTTAGCTTTACTCTCATCATACATAAATTCTTCATACTCAGCAATGGGTAAATAAAACGATTCAATTTGTTCATCATTAATACCGCCCCCTTCGTGTATTTTCATAGCATTATTGATTTTTGCATAAAACAGTGTTTGAAGGCCTCCACTTATTCCAACGTTTGTAAAAAAAGAAGATATTTTTTCTATTTTTTCTAAAGGAACATCGTAACCACATTCTTCATCTATTTCTTCTTTTGCAATTACATTTAAAGCCTTGTCTTTATCTACTAGTCCTGCACATAATTCATAGGTAAATTCTTTGCTTTTATCATTTAAATAAACAGGTGCTCTAAACTGTTTTACGAGTAAAAATGCATTTTTTTCTTCATGATATAAAAGCACAGAAACAGAAGAAAAACTCTCTACGGCTTCCCATATTTTATCGATTCCATTTAAGGTATAAGTCAGTTGTACGGGTTTTACATAATTTGTATTTTTAAGATCTTGTTTTTTAAAGTTTTTAATTTGATTTTTCATAGTATACCTTTTAGCTGTACAAGTATATTTATATTTGCCTAAGGCTTATCTAAAAAAAAATCTTTACTTTAGTCCCTTTGTAAATTAACTTTATTTTAGCATTGCTTTTATTTTTTTAATAAATATAGGCAATAAAGATAATAAGCCCAAAAGTAAAAAAGCAAACAATATATTTTGAGTGAAAATATCGCTTAGGGCATTAATACTTGATAATTGACTTCCTGCATAAGTATAAACAAATGAACCAGGAATTATTCCTAAAGACGTAGTAATAACAAAAGATTTAAGATCAAGTTTGGTAATACCACATAAAAAGTTTACTAAAAAGAAAGGGAAAATAGGCAAAAAACGCAAAGAAAACAAATACTGGTACTTATTTGTTTCAAGTTCTTTATTAAAGGTTTTTAAAGCTACTTCATACTTCTTTTGTAGTTTTGCCCCTAAAATATAACGTGCAAAACTAAAAGCTGCTATAGCTCCAAGAGTAGCTCCTATATTTACAAACAATAATCCATATACACTTCCAAATAAAAAGCCTCCACTTAAGGTTAAGAGTGTAGCAATAGGTAATAAAAAAGCTACTGCAGAAATATATAAAGAAATAAACAATAAAACACTTAAGAGATAATTGTTTTGTACAAAAGCAGATAAAGAATCTTTTTGATTTTTAAGATTTTCAAAAGAAAAAAAACTGTCCAGCTCAAAATATTTAATTGCAAAAACAAAAAGTATAAATACTGCTACAAAAAATAATCTAGTTTTCATTGTTTTTACTTTTAAATACACTTAAAATCTTTTTTAACAATAATAAAGCTTTGTTGTTTAAGAGTTTGTTGATATAAAACTTTTTTGCTGGTTGTTTTATAATATCTGCATACGTAGGATATAAGTATATCATTTTGGATAATTTATCAAAAGAAATATCAAATGTTTTTGCTATTTGTAATTGATGTATTAACTCCCCTGCTCGCGAGCCTAAAATACTAGCAGCAAGAATTTTGCCATTGTTTAAAACAGATACTTTTATCATACCCACTTTGTTTACATCCGTATATCCCCTATCAGAGTTTTTATATTCAAAACTATAAATGCTGTATTCATTCTTTTTATATTTATTTTCTATTTCTTTTTTATTTAATCCAATATGTGCAAGTTCTGGTTGGGCATAAATACAAGAACCAATATGTTCATATGATATTTTTTGTTTAATAGGTAAAACAATATTTGAGGCTGCTTTAATTGCTTCTTGTTCTGCTATATGCGTATATTTATAAGCAGAACTCACATCTCCAATGGCATAAATATTCTTATTCGCACTTTGTAAATATTCATTTACTATTATTCCATTTTCATTGCATGTCACTTTTGCTTTTTCTAAATTAATATTGCTATTGGCTTTTCTTCCTATTGCAAAAAGAATTTTTTGGGCTTGGATATTTCCACATTTTTCTTTTCTTTCATAATCTAAAGAAATACCATTTGATGTTTTTTGAACTTCTAATAATTTGCTATTTGAAAAAAAAGAAATACCTTCTTTTATAAGCTCTTTAAGTAAAATACCACTTAGTTCTTCATCATACGTTTTTAGTATTCCACTTGACCTAGAAAATAAACTTATCTTTGATCCCAAACGATTAAAAGCACTGGCCATTTCAATACCAATAGCACCAGTTCCTACAATAATCAAAGATTCTGGAATCTTTTCTTGTAAAAACATATTTGCATTAGTTAAATAAGGAACAGTTTTTATTCCTTTTATTGTAGGAATAATAGCACTTGAACCTGTTGCAATAATGTATTTGTTTGCGCAATAGATTTTATCATTGACCTTAATTTCATTCTCACTAATGAAATGGGCTCTTCCTTGTATAATAGAAATACCTTCTTTCTCAAAAATTTCAGGTGTTTCATGAGAATAAATTTCTGCTACGATTGAACGTACATGAGCTAGTACATTTTTTGTATCTATTTTTACGTCATTTGAAGCAAGGCCATATTTTGAAATATGTTTTGTTTCATAAGCAACATTGGCACATTTTAATAAAGCTTTTGAAGGAATACATCCACTGTGTGTACAATCCCCTCCTAATAAAGCTTCTTCTACAATAGCAACTTTTTTTCCAAAAGCTTTTAACAATTTAGAAGAAACAAGACCAGCAGGACCTCCTCCAATAATAATTACGTCAAATTTTTCCATGAAGTACTTTCCTTTAAATAGTGTAATGTGTGATCAAGCATAAAATCATTGTGTTTAAACTCATCATAAAATCTTTGTAAATCTTCACTGTCATCAATATCATTTAAATTTTCAAGCAAAGCTAATTTTTTAACATTTAGTTTTTGTAAGGTTTGGGTAAAAACCATAGGGCTGCTCCAAGAAATATTTTCAAAGACATTTTTATTAAAGCTTGTTTTATTAAAAGCAATTAAATAATATCCTCCATCATCAGCAGGGCCTAATACAATTTCTTTTGTATTTAATTTTAAAAAAGCTTCATTTATAAAAGAATGTCTAATATGAGGCGTATCACTTCCGATTAAAACTACTTTTTCATAAAATTCAAATTCATTCATGAAAGCTGTTTTCATTTTAAGCCCTAAATTACCATCAACTTGTGAAAAAACACAAGAAAAGTTAAATATTTTTTGTGTTTTTTCTTTTGAACCTGTTACATACATTTTAATATCATAGTTTTTTGATTCTACATTCACAAGCAAATCTTTTACAAAACATTTATATAACTCTAAAACAAATTCATCTCCAAGCTTATTTGCCAGTCTTGTTTTAACAAAACCCTTTTTAGGTTCTTTTACAAAAATAATAAGTAGGTTTTTATTCATAAAAATCTTCAAAACCAGTTAATAATGTAGTTAGGTTTAACAACATGCTACTACCCCATTTTCTTTTTCTTCATTTTTAGCCATACTAGCAAGTGTAGCACAGGCTTTAAATTCTCCAAAATGGGTATTACTATTACCTTGTAGTTCAAAATACTTTTTATATCTTGTTTTCATTAACATATCCGCTGTATTTTTACATACATGCTCAGGTCTGTTAATTTCAAAAAGATGATTTGCATCCAATAAAAACTCTGCTTTACAATATTCAATTCCACCTTTATAAATAATACTTTGTCCATAATCTTCACAAACAGAATCTAGGTTTTTTATTTTCCAAAGTCTATACGTTAATGAATAAAACTTAATATTCCCAAGAAGTTCTTTAATATTGGGATCTAAGATTTCGATTTCTTTTGAAGAAACCAAGCGTGGTTCAACAAAACCAGCTTCTATTGCATAAGTAATAAAATCATTCACATACAAAGCGCCTCCTAAACACTCCCCATGTAACAGTTTATTTGTTTTAAGTTCTTGCCCTAAGCGTCTGTTTGAATATACATCTGAGAAATAAAATTCTCCACCTTCTTTTAAAAGTGTATGTACTTTTTTTAAGATTTCTTTTTTATCTTTTAATAAATTTATAACACAATTGGATGTCACAATATCTAAAGAGTTTTCTTTAAAATGTTTGTCTATATTTTCTATATAATCATGAATAAAAGAGGTATTGTTTTTTTTATATTCAAAACGTCTTGTTTGTTCGTTTTGATATTTTTTTGCAACATCAATTTGATTTTTTGTCATATCAATTCCATAAACAAAACCTTCTTGCCCTGTCAATTTTGATAAAATATATACATCACGCCCACTACCACATCCTAAATCAAGAATCTTTGCGCCTTGTAATACTTCTGGCATAGGTGAACCACAGCCATAATATTTGTCTTTAATCTCATCCATTATATAAGGCAAGGTATCTTTTATTCTTTTAGGAATCATATCAATAGTACAACAAGCCGATGTTTTTAAATCCGAGGAAGAAGACAAAATTTCTCCATAATATTCTTTTGCATTTTCTTGGTAATCCATCTCTTCTTCTTTTGTATTTACTGCTTTTTCTTTTAGTACTTCTCCACTACAAGAAGAGCCAGAATTAACCGTACAGGCATAACAATGAGAATCAAAAGAAATTTCAGGCTTAAAATTAGAAAAATCAATATCCCAAAAATACGTATTCTCATACGCTTTGATTCTCATCTCCAAAGACAGATTAAAATCACAGTCGTATACATAACCTTCATAATCAATTGAGAGAATATTTCTGCACATAATATTATCTAAGGTGTTTTCATTGTATTTACTTCTTAAAGTATTCATATACTCATCAAGCACCTTATGTTTGTTTAAATCAAATTTAAAGCGTTTGATTGGCATGTTTACAATAGTGGCCAATGAATTAAAAGAAACATCAAACTTTTCTTTTA from the Campylobacteraceae bacterium genome contains:
- a CDS encoding glycosyltransferase; the protein is MNKNLLIIFVKEPKKGFVKTRLANKLGDEFVLELYKCFVKDLLVNVESKNYDIKMYVTGSKEKTQKIFNFSCVFSQVDGNLGLKMKTAFMNEFEFYEKVVLIGSDTPHIRHSFINEAFLKLNTKEIVLGPADDGGYYLIAFNKTSFNKNVFENISWSSPMVFTQTLQKLNVKKLALLENLNDIDDSEDLQRFYDEFKHNDFMLDHTLHYLKESTSWKNLT
- a CDS encoding NUDIX hydrolase; the encoded protein is MKNQIKNFKKQDLKNTNYVKPVQLTYTLNGIDKIWEAVESFSSVSVLLYHEEKNAFLLVKQFRAPVYLNDKSKEFTYELCAGLVDKDKALNVIAKEEIDEECGYDVPLEKIEKISSFFTNVGISGGLQTLFYAKINNAMKIHEGGGINDEQIESFYLPIAEYEEFMYDESKAKTPGLMFSFLWFLQKKQKSL
- a CDS encoding TVP38/TMEM64 family protein, with product MKTRLFFVAVFILFVFAIKYFELDSFFSFENLKNQKDSLSAFVQNNYLLSVLLFISLYISAVAFLLPIATLLTLSGGFLFGSVYGLLFVNIGATLGAIAAFSFARYILGAKLQKKYEVALKTFNKELETNKYQYLFSLRFLPIFPFFLVNFLCGITKLDLKSFVITTSLGIIPGSFVYTYAGSQLSSINALSDIFTQNILFAFLLLGLLSLLPIFIKKIKAMLK
- a CDS encoding NAD(P)/FAD-dependent oxidoreductase, whose protein sequence is MEKFDVIIIGGGPAGLVSSKLLKAFGKKVAIVEEALLGGDCTHSGCIPSKALLKCANVAYETKHISKYGLASNDVKIDTKNVLAHVRSIVAEIYSHETPEIFEKEGISIIQGRAHFISENEIKVNDKIYCANKYIIATGSSAIIPTIKGIKTVPYLTNANMFLQEKIPESLIIVGTGAIGIEMASAFNRLGSKISLFSRSSGILKTYDEELSGILLKELIKEGISFFSNSKLLEVQKTSNGISLDYERKEKCGNIQAQKILFAIGRKANSNINLEKAKVTCNENGIIVNEYLQSANKNIYAIGDVSSAYKYTHIAEQEAIKAASNIVLPIKQKISYEHIGSCIYAQPELAHIGLNKKEIENKYKKNEYSIYSFEYKNSDRGYTDVNKVGMIKVSVLNNGKILAASILGSRAGELIHQLQIAKTFDISFDKLSKMIYLYPTYADIIKQPAKKFYINKLLNNKALLLLKKILSVFKSKNNEN
- the arsS gene encoding arsenosugar biosynthesis radical SAM protein ArsS (Some members of this family are selenoproteins.), which gives rise to MSNFWENRVLLKNKFDLIQINIGDLCNLSCKHCHVGASPKGVKNMNKDTALKIIDKILSMKIQTIEFTGGTPEMNDNFLLFLEKLFEGGKTLVVRTSLTVLEDEKYSHFIDIYIKYKVKVIASLPSVFEETTSKQRGKGVYDSTIELLRRFNTMGYGKGDLNLDLVYNPVGTFLPAAQSQLELEYKTILKEKFDVSFNSLATIVNMPIKRFKFDLNKHKVLDEYMNTLRSKYNENTLDNIMCRNILSIDYEGYVYDCDFNLSLEMRIKAYENTYFWDIDFSNFKPEISFDSHCYACTVNSGSSCSGEVLKEKAVNTKEEEMDYQENAKEYYGEILSSSSDLKTSACCTIDMIPKRIKDTLPYIMDEIKDKYYGCGSPMPEVLQGAKILDLGCGSGRDVYILSKLTGQEGFVYGIDMTKNQIDVAKKYQNEQTRRFEYKKNNTSFIHDYIENIDKHFKENSLDIVTSNCVINLLKDKKEILKKVHTLLKEGGEFYFSDVYSNRRLGQELKTNKLLHGECLGGALYVNDFITYAIEAGFVEPRLVSSKEIEILDPNIKELLGNIKFYSLTYRLWKIKNLDSVCEDYGQSIIYKGGIEYCKAEFLLDANHLFEINRPEHVCKNTADMLMKTRYKKYFELQGNSNTHFGEFKACATLASMAKNEEKENGVVACC
- a CDS encoding LysR family transcriptional regulator is translated as MTLKELELFYLLCENTHVSGLSRKLGMSQSAISLAIKSLEKKLEEPLFDRLGKKLVLNERGRIFKEKTHQHFLSLKDAQKNFKEVKISGILNIAASKTIGNFILPQIVFDYLSMHQNISIQKQITNSTRIIQMVKEGKLDLGFIEIISKEEDIIKEVLGQDDLIVVSCDESLPNELYLDQLLNKKWILREKGSGTRDVFLKEIDEISDSLDIFMEYSDFEEIKMLLVNNKEIITCISKVAVQKELKTKHLKEIKLKNISIKRNFYCIYHKQKYKSKLFNSFKLFVKKRFKQL